GTTGTTTGCAGTCTCACGTAGCAGTACAGTGCCTAGGGATCTGTGGAGTGGTTTTAGGAAATTTAACCCCGGTGATCTGTTGTAATAAGTTACCTCAAAATTTGACCACTCAATTACATATTTAGAGTTAAGAGCAAATCCATTTCTGGGCCAGTGTGTGAGGTCTGTTGGCTCCCATGTGTCAAGGGCTTCTGGTACTACAACCCCACTGGATTGTCAGCCAGTGTTTCTGGCTTGTCCTGCAAGACAGCAGAATCATGAGGCTTCTTATGTCCCTGAGTTAAGTGTCCCAAGAGGTCCTGGTGGAAGCTGTGAAGTATATGGCCTGGCCTTAGCACGTCTTCAGCCACGTTCTGTTGGTCCAGCACTAAGTTACCAAACAGGGAGGGGTCTGTAGCTGCATCTGAGTAGCAAGGAATTTGCAGCCTTGTGTCATTTTGGTCCCTGCTACAGACTTGAGAGGACATGCCTTTGAAGCTGTCTTGTGGACTCCCAAGTTCAAGCACATGAACCGGAGGCCCATCAAACCTGGGATGAGTGCCACCACTGTCAGACTTCACTAGTCATGCTAAGACTGTATTTCAGGTCTGCAGTTGCCTGGAGATTGAATGTTTTTTTACCAGATAGTTTGAGAGCCCGATGCTAACCTAGAAACAGGTTTTGCCCATTTCTGAACTTTTCATTTACATGTAAGATGCTTGTGTGTGCTTGCTGTCACCAGGCTTCATTTCAGCATTGTGCCACATGAATAGTAAAATGCAGTGCACGGCTGCTTGCCAGGAAGGTTAAAAGCTGTCTTCTATTGCTGGATTCCTAGAGACTAGGAATTTTAAACAAGCTCAAGGAAAACAAAGTAGTTAAGAAAGACAACTTAAGAGACAAAAGAGCCAGGAAAATctgacttttatttcttaaatactgtGAAGGAAGATGGGGGAAATGGTCCCCTGGTGAGGGAGGGCCATAGGGCAAAGAGCTAGGGATCATCAGCAAAGGCCCGGTGGGCATTAGGGAAGCGCTGGGGACTGTAGTTGGGGTCTTCCTGCAGTCGCTTTTGTATATCAGCCcggagctagagagagagagcaagcaggttGGAGAGGCACCAGCCAACGCCCTAGGATCCCAGCAAGCACGCAAGGCCATCCCTTAGGAGCTAGCATTTCCCACCAGCCACACTGTGGGGAGCCCGATAATGGCATCACTGAGCCTTCCCGGATGCCACTAGGGAGAATCTCTTTAGAAAACACCAAGTTGTAGCCCCAAACTGACCAGTGAGTCTCTGGAGGGATCAGAGAAGAGGGGCCCTAACCCGACCCCTCCCGCTAGACCATCCCTATTCTGCTTCAAGGTGGGGGCACCTGCTGCCTGTAGCTCTCCTGAACCTCTGGTGCCTCCAGGTCCCGGCTCAGGCTCTCAGGGCTTGTCAGGGGCCGAGCTCCGGCTGCCTTAGCTGCCCGGCTCACGGCCTCTGAGAGAAGCAGCTGGGGGCCCTCACCCTGCATCGTCTGGGGGACAGGGGATCGGGAGGGAAAAGAGGATCAACGTCAGATCCAGTGCCACCGCCCAGCTCACCCTTTCCAGGAGCCAACCACTGAGTTTCTAGGctagaggagagaagggaactGGCCCGTGGGTGATTCTGACCGCAGCAATGCCTTCCTAGTTTTATCTGGCTCTGGCCGAGAGCGCACTGCATGCGCTGGACTTGCTCTTCAAAACACGAGGGGCAGGATGAGTCGAGCCATCCAACACTCAGAGCTAGTAAGTCCACGAGAGGAAGCCCACCTTGAGGGAACAGGCCCCAGCCACACGGGGGTCAGGTGGCCGGAGGAGGAGGACAGCACTACTGGCATGCGCTAGTGTGAGGTGTGCCGCCGCCACTGTGAGCAAGTCAAGTTCCAGGAAGGCTTCCTCGTCCACTCAGCAATAGGACAAGAATAGGAAGAATTCCTTCCAGCTCTAACTAGTTTGATTCTGAACACGACAGGGAAACTGGGATAGAGAGAGATCCTCAGCGAAGAGGTAGACCAACCTTACGTCTCTTGGCAGGCATACCACTGAGGTAGGCATCACTCAGGGGGGGTTGCGGCTTCACCTTCCGCTGGCTCTGAATGTCCTGCTGGATAATCGGAACCCActcctggggagggagaagatAATGAGGAACTGGCACAACTTCTGCCTGCCCTTGGCCTCCCAGCTCACCTCCTGACACTTACTGGGGGGACTGCAGCTGCCCAAGGCTCTGTCTCAGCTGAAGCTCCATCCCGCTCGTCACGGGAGCCGCCACCCTCAGGAGCAGGAGGTGGCCCTCGGGACATGGCCTCTTCTGCCGTAGTGCCCGGGGCCGGGGAAGCATTCTCCCGCTGCGGTTCAGCAGGAAGATGCAGGCTTCAGCATCCCTAGCCTCCAGCCCTTCCATCTGAAGCCCTCCGCTCCCCATTATCTGGCCCCTTGACCTCTCCCTGTTACCTGAGGCTCAGGGGAAGTTCTTTCTGATCCCTGAACTTCCATTGGCTCCTCAGGAAGGGGCTATGAAATTGGGCAGAGAAGGAGAACATGAAAGGCTCTCTCAGGCTTCTCTAGTTCACTCAAGTCCCCTGACCCCATAGCCCATCAGGGCCCTTACCTGGGGGGGATCACCGACCCTGCGAACGTATCTGAGGATGGCATCAGGGCCCACGGGCATGTGCTCCAGAACCACCTGAAGCCTCAGTCCCATCATAGTGGTCAGCCAGCTCACCAAGGATGGGTTCACCCCACGAGACATGCGACGCTGAGGGCAGAAAGCAGCCTTGGAACACAACATCTTCAACCCACTTTTGAAAGGTATCAAAGAGTAAAGGATGACAGTtcggagaaaaaaaacaaaacaagaactgCAGGATAGCAGAAAGAATAGAactctaaaaaagtaaaaggctAGAAATGGGGGGCTGGGCAGTGCTTACAATTCGGCCATTGATGACTGCAGCCAGTTCCATCTGCTGTCCCCCCAAGCAGTGCAGGTTGAGGGCCAGGCATTCAAACAGGCCCTGGTTACACAGCTCCAACAAACGGGCCCCAAATCCACTGTCTGTGGGCAAGATGCAAGGAGGGGACGCTGGCACCTGGCAGCCCTTGTGCCTCTGACACCCCTGATGTCCACGACCCCGCATGCCTGCCCCTGACCTGTGCAGTGCAGCACATGAGCGGCAATGCTGTTGAACTGCTCTTGGAGAAACTCCAGGTTTGTCCGGATGATGTCCACACCAGGCTGAACCTGCACCAGAGACTGAGAAACGAGACACACAAAGACAGCCCATTTCAGGAACCCTGCAAAACTAGGGATATcaaggaggcaggaggaacagcagcTACCCTGACAACACCTGGGAGACAAGGGGATGGAGAAGGGCTACTCACAAAACTCTCCCGCACATATTCTTCCAGCCCCGTGATCAACGTGTGGGTTGCCGTCTGTGCGAGAAACAGCACAAGTTTAGAGCCAAGCTCCAGACCTCAAGACACTGCCCTCCCATCCACCTCTAGTAAGTCCAGGGCTTGGGCTGGAGCAATGGCTGCTTTAGGGGATAAACAGtcagaaaaaggaatggaagcTGAGCAAGAGCTAGAGCTCCAGGGCGGAGGGTCTTCATTTACCCGTATGTTACCAGGCGTGGGCTCTTGGCCACCCAAGTAGTGCTGGTGGAAAAAGGATCGCAGCTGGGGCTGAAGCCGCTGCAGTGGCTGGAAATGGCCATGAAGAAGCATCACCACATCCACCATGGAAAAGTTCTGGCACAGAAGAGAGAGCAGGGCCCCAAAGAATCCTGGGAACAGGAGCCAAAGTCAGCAGTGGCCTTTACCACCTGGCCTGCCCACCCACCGCCAGCCTGTCAGCCTCATCCCACCTCAGCCACTCCCCTCGACAGAGGCCGTCGACCTGCCCCTCCCTGGAGAAGGCCAAGGCACCCCCAGCTTGCTCACCGAGGGCCCCATCAGCCCCAGGCTCGAAGATGTTGCTGGATCCACTAAGGCGCTGTATGAAAGCGGCGATACTCTCACTGCTGCCAGCCCGGGcccccagggagcccagcagggagTTCAGAACACCCTGCACCACGGAGGTAAAAAACTCCGGTGAAAGGCTCTCAAGACCCAGGCCTCCAGGACTCCCTGCGCCACCAGAAGGGGACCCCGGTGGGGGCATGTTCTGCTGCTCGGGGGCCgggggtgcgggtgggggtggtggagggggcgGAGGCGCCGTCTGTGTTGCctggcagacagaggaggaacaCACAACAGAAGACAAGGTGAGAAATGGGAACAAGGCACCAGTAAGGCACACACCAAAAGGAGCCTGGAAGATGGAGAGCTCCGCTCTGGTCTTTTCTCCCGGAAGCAGAACAAGCACGTGTGGTCAGGTGGCAGACGCAGGCGGAGTGCTAGCCCCTCTCCCGCTGAACGGGTTAGGTACGAAAGCAGCCTTCACAGCCCTGTCTTCCTCTTCCAAATGGGGGGCAGGGATCAGAGTCAAGGAAGTCCCAGGGCTCCCTCCCACCGACAGGCCCCCAGAGGCGGGAGCCCAGCAGCAATATCATAGCAACAAGATGCCAGTGCCTAGCTGGGCTCAGGGTAAGCCAAAGAGCAAGCCAGCCACTAACCTGCAGAAAGTCAGTCATGCCCTGCAGAAAGGCGGGGACGCCAGGCATCGCCACAGTGATGGTGGGAGAAGCCATGCCAGGCCCTCCGGCCCCAGGCCCCGCCGGCCCCAGCAGGTTCCCCAGGAGCTGAGAGAACTGCAGGTCGGCCGCAGAGGGCTGAGGGGGTGGAGGCTGGGCAGGCCCCCCAGGAGCAGGGCCGGCTGTGGTAGCGGTGTTGGTGGTGCCGGCACTAGCTGAAGCAGTGGCAGGGGCCGGAGGTGGAGCCATTCCTGGAGTCCCCTGAGCTAGAGAGACCAAAAGAGAAAAGCTAAActctaaggaaaaacaaagacaCCACAGCACTGCTATTCCAGTCTCCCCAgcacaaaagcaaagacaaaggaCCTATGCAGAGATCAGGGAAGCACCCATGAGACCAGGAGAGGAGcaccagcctccagagctgtggcCATCCCTTCACTGGGGGGCGGGGAAGAACAAGGACTCACCCACGAGAACAGGCTGCATCAGAAGCTGCCCCACAAGTCCGCTCACCATCTGGGCCAAGGAGGCATTTGTACCCAGCCCGGcgccctgctgaacagagagagaggaggctttCAGTCCTGCCCTATCCATTCCCCACCAGAGGATTCTCTCCCCAGACTCTCCCTCACCAGAACTCCTGCACCCTTACTCACTAGAGTACCCGAGACAGGGGGCCCCCCAGGATGGGAAGGCCGAGCCTGTGGAGGGGTGGGCCGGGCGATCACCACCCGGGTCGGAGCTGTCGGAAAGCCTTGCACCTGCTGTCCTATGGGTGGCAGAGGGGAGAGACCAAAGAGGGCTGAGGGCTGGGCCCTGGCCCGCCAGCCAGCAGCACCCACCACCGTGGACCATGCCCCACCTCCCAAGCTTCCCCTTCCGGGTCATTACCTGCGGCCGCGGAGGCAACAGCTGCCACCATGGCCTGATGAGTGATCTGGTGGGCGACGGCGTGCATGAActcagggggcagggagggcagctgGATGAGGGTGGAGCCTGGGGGGCGGGTCTGATGTAACCTTGAACCTGGACCCCCTTCAACCCACCCACTTGGCCCTACCCCTTCTCTACCCAGAGCTCAGCCTGCTCTGATGCCCTTACTCTTACCCAGGGTCTGGCCATGACCAGGGGGTCCTAGGGGGCCAGTGGGAGCACTCGGAACTCCACCGGGCTGTGTGCCAGAATctgggcagggagacagagagagtggcCCTGAGACAGGCGGGGCCGAGGTCTAACTGTACCCTCCTGAGATCAGCATCTTTCAGGCCCCATCCCCTCCACCAgaaagcctgcctttccctccatCTGGACAGGGAGGAGGCACTCCCTTTACCACGCACACAAATCTGCAAGGACtagtccctcctccccacacgAGCGGACTAAAGCTTCTGCCCCATTCCTCTGCTCCAGCAGCCGGCCGTGGCCTCTCCTGTCCACATCCTCGCTCCCTCACACCTCCGTGCCAACCCATGTCCCGTGTTGCATACAGCTCTGCTCTACCAACGACCGGCCCTAACTCACCTTGGATGTTCATGTGCATCATGACCACGGGTTCCACGCTCTGGTGGGAAATCCGAATGACCCTTGGGTGGCTGGTGGTCGGTGGGGGAGCTGGCCCTGGCGGGGGAACCCCCTCGGTTGAGGACTCAACAGTGGTAGAAGTGGGAGCCAGGGACGAGGCCTGCCCAGGACCAGTCGGAGCTGCCTCCGCACTGGCAGCCGGGGGGGGCCGAGTCCCATTCCCCGTCATGGTCACAGTGGTTCCCACGTTGATCTAGAGGAGATGGATAAGGCAGGAGTGAGGAAAACAAGAGTCTAACCAAGGGCACCTGAGACAGACTTCTCCAACCTCTCCATTTTCCATCCCTTTGTATTTCCAAAGTCCCTACCCCTGTCACTTCAAGCCTGATAGCTACTCTGGGTCGTTCCACCAATAGCCGTGCATTGTCCATCCCTCCAGTCTCACCCAACCCACCTGAATGGGGATGGCTGCCTGCTGGAGCACCATGGGAGTGGTGTAGTGGGACATGGGCCGGACCACGTGCAGGTGTCGCGGGGGTGCACAGGCCAGATTGCAGCGCAGGTCCGACAGCGCCACGAAGGTGTTGCCCAGCAGCCGCAGGCTCTCCCCCACCAAGTTAATCAAGCGCTGATCCTCTTCACGCCCCTCTTGCTGTTCCCCGGGGCCAAAgcacaaaaggaaaatgtattagGCTGAAATGAACCTCAGTAACAAAAGCAGTAACACCCTTGAAGAACACCATGCTGTCTACACCTTTGTGCACAGCCTGGGAAGATTCTGGGTGGGCCCAGTCTCAgcaaataatttctatttcacaTACATAAAAAAAGTTTCCTAGATGATCAGCACGTCATCACCTACTACTCCTCTTCCTCACTCTACGTAAGCTTCCTAACTCCCTCTACATGCGCTTCCTGAGTAACTCGCtcaaaaaactgagaaataaaaacatcagaCATCCCCAAGATTATCACCTtccctaaaagggaaaaaaggtcaCTTCCTTCCCTGTCAACAAAAAAAACCGTTTTGTTGCAGACAATGTCATTTTTAGGGGGAAAGGGTTATCTGCATTTCAGCCCGTTCCACATGGGACACaatgggggtgagggggcaggtgGTGCTCACGTTGTTGTTGTAGTCCGTGGTGGCAGCAGTGCCCAGAACCTCGTAGTAGCGCTGCAGGAAGGGCTGAAGGCGGCTCTCCAGCCGCTGGAGCTCCTGGAGCACTTCAACATACTCCGCTGGGGAAGGATGGCTGTGGGCGAACCCGAGAGAGCGAGCTAAGGCTTTCCTCGGATCCCCAGCCTCCCAACTGACCTAGACTACGCTGCCCTCTCTCTCCACAGCCTCCCACACCCCTGGCTCAATCACTTCCAGGACCAGCAGAACATCCACCCTATACCTGCACCCACAGTGAgacaaggagaaggaaataaTTGCTTCTGCCTTCCCCACCACATGACCCCCATCCCTATGATGGCAAGGAACAAACTCTGAAGGAAGAAACACCGCCTGTGTGAACTCAGAGAAGAGAGTCTTGATTGGGCTCAGGAACCACCACCTAGATTCCCTTGCCCCAAGGATAGCAGTGCTTCTGGCTCAAATGCCAGCCCCAACCCCACTCAGGTGATCCAgagcctctctctgcccctctatGCTAACCCTACAGATAACACTGCCCGGCGGTATCCCCCCTTCTCCCATCGGACCAGACCCTTCCCGGCTCTCATCCTTCACtgaggaccccccacccccctcccaaagGGTCCCTTCAGGGTTCTCACTTGGGTGCATTTGTCTCTGGGGCAGGCGTTGGGCCCACAGGAGCTGGGCCAGAAGGGGTGAgttctgggctctgggctggggcacGCTCCTCCACTTCTTCCGCCTCCATGGGCTCCCGAGGAGGCACTTCACTTTCAACTGGTTCTGATGTTTGAGAGCTCAAGGCTCCAGGCTCCGGGGCCACAGTTGGCGTCTGTGGGGGTGGCTGACTGTGCTGTGCTTGGGGTCCCCCTCGACACTGAAGGGGAGAGATTCAGGATATCAAAGGCAGAATGAGACTGCTGCAGTTACTCAGTCAACAGAGAACAAATTGCAGAAGGAGCTCTAACTAGGCTCCCTGAAAGCAGGGCTTTGCACCGGTCTCTTTGACCCTCCAGCAACCAGCACAAAACTTAACAAGACGcataataaataaactataatacTTGAGAATTactaacagaaaagagaaatgatggtTCCCTAAACCTCCAtgaggagaatttaaaaaaaaaatcacatgctaCAGTCACTCACAACACAAACTAATGAAACTGGGACATCTCAGcatcaaatatattaattaaaaaactaaaaaagcatGAACTATTTTCTGTAATTGGAAAAAGATGCCACAAGAGTTATCTACTAAGTCTGCAACACACTTTCCAAATACCAGGCACCCAAAGGTTTGGCAGGAACAAGATAGCCCAACAAAGATACTTTTTCTGCCCCCAAAGAGTGAAGACTGCAGAGAAGAGACCAGATTAGGCAGGAAGAATCCAGCTGATCTGGCCAGTCACGCCTTCGCTGCCAGGCAGACACAGAACGCTaagagagaatgaagagacaGACCAACCCTAGCCAGCCTTGACCACTGACCTCCATCCGGGATAGTAAGGTCTGTATATCCCTGATCATGTGCTGAGCCATCACCAGCCGTACTCGGGGCTCACTCtatacagtaagaaaaataaaatgagggtacGTCTGAGATAGAGGCATGAACTCTACCACCCACTGAACCAGGACCCAGCCAGCTCCTCAGCCAGGTCCTCCCCCAACCTTATGGCCTCCTTCTCCCAGATCCCCTTCCCTGACCCTCCCAGGCCCGTGATACCTGAATCGGGGCCTGTTCCATGTTGATGTGAACATCCACAGCAGAGCCGTCACTCTGGGAAAAGGGTAAGGGAAGTTGCTCTGGGAGAAGCCAAATACTAAGGCCCCCACACCTCCAACTCATTCTTTGGAGCCCCACCCTTTTTCTCAAAGACTGAGGCCGTATCAGACCTCAGGAACCTGGAAACCCAATCTAAACACCGAGACTCCTATCTCATGAGCTCTCTGCTATTACCACACCAAACCGCCCTTCCCCACAAAAACTGGTCTAAGTGGAACACAAGCTTACAGGAAGGTTGAAGGTTCCAACCATGACATAGCTGTTGGCATTCCGGTCATGAACAGAGGCCCCAGGCCCCCGAGTACCAGGTGGGGGTCCTCCACCATGGGTGGCTGAGGCAGAACCTATCCCAGAAGATGCCCCAGAAGGGAGCTGAGTCTGAGGAGGAGCCCGTTCCACGAGGTGAATAACCTTTCCCCCAAcatctgcaggaaaaaaaagatacacaccaAGGCATTATACGATCAGGTAAGCCCAAAGCCTCAGCAGATCCCTCAACCTCTGAACTGCCTTCCCCAAACTCTTACTGTATTCCTGGAGCTTCTTATCATCCTGCAGAACTCGTCCCTGATAAATAAGCCGTTGTTTCTCAGACGGAATGCTGACAGAGGCAGCGATGTGCTCTTTAAACTCCTTTACATTCATCTACAAGGGAAAGACACCAAAAACCATCAGTGAATGtaggaaaatggaaaggacaGAGGGGACAACTGACTTTTGGGAGTGAGGGGTAAAAACCACTCAATCATAACATCACTACCCATTTGTCTTGATTGTGAGGTAATTATTGTGCAAAGCCCCAAACTAAGAAATGTTAACACCTGtcaaaacagacaataaacattaaaaacttcAGGTTATGTGCCCACAAGAAAATTATGtggctgagaaagagaaaagctaaCTGacattcccttctctccctggctCCCAAAGGAATGTGTGTCTACAGATACCAGTGACCCTCCCCAAACACAAAATGATTCAACTCTGCAAtctcaaaaagaaatgcaatgacAAGGAAGGGGGGAGCAAAAAAATCAAGTTATGGAAGGAAGACTCAACCGAGCAAAAAGAGAATAAACACTTTCCTAACTGGACAAGTGAGTCTTCAGAAAGTATCAGACTGTTTATATACAACTAATAACAAAAGCCCAAACGGgttttttttgtatacattttaaaagctatGGACCAACCCCTCAAGATTTTGTCTCCAAGTATCATAGGAATTAATGGCAAAAACAGCTTTTAATGTCTCTGGCATTAGAATCAAAAGATTCAAATTATGCTACAGATACTAGTAATTCCACTCAACAGTCTGTTAGGGATCTACCTGAGCTATGGGCTCTGATTTCTAgcctttaaaaacacaatacagACCTGAccgatttttgtttttaagacttgaATTTTGGATCTCTGTTTCCCTTCCCAAAGGCAGGAGCTATGTCTGTCCCTTTGGGCTGGGGTTCACTCGCTGATGGCATATAGATTCCTCCTTCCTCCATATTTCCCTCTGTGCTGAGTTCTATCAAGGTGGAAAAAGGCAGAACAAAATCTGCCTCATTCAACAGAAGCCATACCTTCTCACTCAACAAAAAACACCAGAAATTGTCCTGTCTAAGGTATGAACAAAGGAACCAATGAAAGAAGATTCAAGGACCAAAAAATCATGCTCTTCTCTCAGGATAAGAGGCCTGTAAGAGGAAGAGTTAATGGGTGTCTTCCACAAGTGCTGGGGTCTCACCTGGGCCCCCACAATAAAGGTCCGAGTCTGAGAGTCCAAGGTCTTCACCAGCACCTCCAGGCTGTCAGGTTCCTCCATACTAGTAGTGGTACTGGTACTATCACTGGGCTCCATGGCCGACAGCTCCCTAAGGAAGAATAGAGGGAGGGAGGCCTGCTGTCGCCCGAAGCAGATTTTAATACACCCGGAAGCCTCCCCGGTCTGAGTCTCCGCCCTAATACCTAAAGAGTTTCTcccacacaagcacacacactcacacccgcCCCCATCCCCCTTCTGATTCCGGGGCACGGGGAGAGAAACACAAAGGGCAGGAGACCGACGGCACAGGGAGCTGGAGGACGGGAAGATGGGAGGGGCTCCACGATGCCAA
The sequence above is drawn from the Mustela nigripes isolate SB6536 chromosome 5, MUSNIG.SB6536, whole genome shotgun sequence genome and encodes:
- the BAG6 gene encoding large proline-rich protein BAG6 isoform X15 gives rise to the protein MEPSDSTSTTTSMEEPDSLEVLVKTLDSQTRTFIVGAQMNVKEFKEHIAASVSIPSEKQRLIYQGRVLQDDKKLQEYNVGGKVIHLVERAPPQTQLPSGASSGIGSASATHGGGPPPGTRGPGASVHDRNANSYVMVGTFNLPSEPRVRLVMAQHMIRDIQTLLSRMECRGGPQAQHSQPPPQTPTVAPEPGALSSQTSEPVESEVPPREPMEAEEVEERAPAQSPELTPSGPAPVGPTPAPETNAPNHPSPAEYVEVLQELQRLESRLQPFLQRYYEVLGTAATTDYNNNQEGREEDQRLINLVGESLRLLGNTFVALSDLRCNLACAPPRHLHVVRPMSHYTTPMVLQQAAIPIQINVGTTVTMTGNGTRPPPAASAEAAPTGPGQASSLAPTSTTVESSTEGVPPPGPAPPPTTSHPRVIRISHQSVEPVVMMHMNIQDSGTQPGGVPSAPTGPLGPPGHGQTLGQQVQGFPTAPTRVVIARPTPPQARPSHPGGPPVSGTLGAGLGTNASLAQMVSGLVGQLLMQPVLVAQGTPGMAPPPAPATASASAGTTNTATTAGPAPGGPAQPPPPQPSAADLQFSQLLGNLLGPAGPGAGGPGMASPTITVAMPGVPAFLQGMTDFLQATQTAPPPPPPPPPAPPAPEQQNMPPPGSPSGGAGSPGGLGLESLSPEFFTSVVQGVLNSLLGSLGARAGSSESIAAFIQRLSGSSNIFEPGADGALGFFGALLSLLCQNFSMVDVVMLLHGHFQPLQRLQPQLRSFFHQHYLGGQEPTPGNIRTATHTLITGLEEYVRESFSLVQVQPGVDIIRTNLEFLQEQFNSIAAHVLHCTDSGFGARLLELCNQGLFECLALNLHCLGGQQMELAAVINGRIRRMSRGVNPSLVSWLTTMMGLRLQVVLEHMPVGPDAILRYVRRVGDPPQPLPEEPMEVQGSERTSPEPQRENASPAPGTTAEEAMSRGPPPAPEGGGSRDERDGASAETEPWAAAVPPEWVPIIQQDIQSQRKVKPQPPLSDAYLSGMPAKRRKTMQGEGPQLLLSEAVSRAAKAAGARPLTSPESLSRDLEAPEVQESYRQQLRADIQKRLQEDPNYSPQRFPNAHRAFADDP
- the BAG6 gene encoding large proline-rich protein BAG6 isoform X22; the encoded protein is MEPSDSTSTTTSMEEPDSLEVLVKTLDSQTRTFIVGAQMNVKEFKEHIAASVSIPSEKQRLIYQGRVLQDDKKLQEYNVGGKVIHLVERAPPQTQLPSGASSGIGSASATHGGGPPPGTRGPGASVHDRNANSYVMVGTFNLPSEPRVRLVMAQHMIRDIQTLLSRMECRGGPQAQHSQPPPQTPTVAPEPGALSSQTSEPVESEVPPREPMEAEEVEERAPAQSPELTPSGPAPVGPTPAPETNAPNHPSPAEYVEVLQELQRLESRLQPFLQRYYEVLGTAATTDYNNNQEGREEDQRLINLVGESLRLLGNTFVALSDLRCNLACAPPRHLHVVRPMSHYTTPMVLQQAAIPIQINVGTTVTMTGNGTRPPPAASAEAAPTGPGQASSLAPTSTTVESSTEGVPPPGPAPPPTTSHPRVIRISHQSVEPVVMMHMNIQDSGTQPGGVPSAPTGPLGPPGHGQTLGQQVQGFPTAPTRVVIARPTPPQARPSHPGGPPVSGTLQGAGLGTNASLAQMVSGLVGQLLMQPVLVAQGTPGMAPPPAPATASASAGTTNTATTAGPAPGGPAQPPPPQPSAADLQFSQLLGNLLGPAGPGAGGPGMASPTITVAMPGVPAFLQGMTDFLQATQTAPPPPPPPPPAPPAPEQQNMPPPGSPSGGAGSPGGLGLESLSPEFFTSVVQGVLNSLLGSLGARAGSSESIAAFIQRLSGSSNIFEPGADGALGFFGALLSLLCQNFSMVDVVMLLHGHFQPLQRLQPQLRSFFHQHYLGGQEPTPGNIRTATHTLITGLEEYVRESFSLVQVQPGVDIIRTNLEFLQEQFNSIAAHVLHCTDSGFGARLLELCNQGLFECLALNLHCLGGQQMELAAVINGRIRRMSRGVNPSLVSWLTTMMGLRLQVVLEHMPVGPDAILRYVRRVGDPPQPLPEEPMEVQGSERTSPEPQRENASPAPGTTAEEAMSRGPPPAPEGGGSRDERDGASAETEPWAAAVPPEWVPIIQQDIQSQRKVKPQPPLSDAYLSGMPAKRRKLRADIQKRLQEDPNYSPQRFPNAHRAFADDP
- the BAG6 gene encoding large proline-rich protein BAG6 isoform X12; its protein translation is MEPSDSTSTTTSMEEPDSLEVLVKTLDSQTRTFIVGAQMNVKEFKEHIAASVSIPSEKQRLIYQGRVLQDDKKLQEYNVGGKVIHLVERAPPQTQLPSGASSGIGSASATHGGGPPPGTRGPGASVHDRNANSYVMVGTFNLPSDGSAVDVHINMEQAPIQSEPRVRLVMAQHMIRDIQTLLSRMECRGGPQAQHSQPPPQTPTVAPEPGALSSQTSEPVESEVPPREPMEAEEVEERAPAQSPELTPSGPAPVGPTPAPETNAPNHPSPAEYVEVLQELQRLESRLQPFLQRYYEVLGTAATTDYNNNQEGREEDQRLINLVGESLRLLGNTFVALSDLRCNLACAPPRHLHVVRPMSHYTTPMVLQQAAIPIQINVGTTVTMTGNGTRPPPAASAEAAPTGPGQASSLAPTSTTVESSTEGVPPPGPAPPPTTSHPRVIRISHQSVEPVVMMHMNIQDSGTQPGGVPSAPTGPLGPPGHGQTLGSTLIQLPSLPPEFMHAVAHQITHQAMVAAVASAAAGQQVQGFPTAPTRVVIARPTPPQARPSHPGGPPVSGTLQGAGLGTNASLAQMVSGLVGQLLMQPVLVAQGTPGMAPPPAPATASASAGTTNTATTAGPAPGGPAQPPPPQPSAADLQFSQLLGNLLGPAGPGAGGPGMASPTITVAMPGVPAFLQGMTDFLQATQTAPPPPPPPPPAPPAPEQQNMPPPGSPSGGAGSPGGLGLESLSPEFFTSVVQGVLNSLLGSLGARAGSSESIAAFIQRLSGSSNIFEPGADGALGFFGALLSLLCQNFSMVDVVMLLHGHFQPLQRLQPQLRSFFHQHYLGGQEPTPGNIRTATHTLITGLEEYVRESFSLVQVQPGVDIIRTNLEFLQEQFNSIAAHVLHCTDSGFGARLLELCNQGLFECLALNLHCLGGQQMELAAVINGRIRRMSRGVNPSLVSWLTTMMGLRLQVVLEHMPVGPDAILRYVRRVGDPPQPLPEEPMEVQGSERTSPEPQRENASPAPGTTAEEAMSRGPPPAPEGGGSRDERDGASAETEPWAAAVPPEWVPIIQQDIQSQRKVKPQPPLSDAYLSGMPAKRRKLRADIQKRLQEDPNYSPQRFPNAHRAFADDP